The window GAGTTCGACGGCACCGTGTAGACAGGCCTGGTGGAGGCGCCCACGGTGCGGCTGCCGGCGTCGGCGATAGTATCCGCAGCACTGGACAGGGTTTTCTGGGCCGGCCCGAAACTCGTCGGGAAGCTCGGCGTGCTGCCGGCGCCGCTGTTCTTGGCCTGGGGCTTGGCGTCGTCGGGTTCGAGCCAACGCGTGCCACTGCCGCTCCCATGAATCCCGCTACCCTGGCCGCCGACGAAATTCTTGCCGTCACCCTCCTCCAGGCCAAGCCCGACGGGTAGATCGGGTTGGCCGCCCTTGCCGGAGAGGCCGTCGAGGCGCCGCTGAAGTTCCTGCAGCAGATTCTGAGTCTGCTGGCGGTCGCCAGCTGCTTGATCGCGGTCCTGCTGCAGGCGGCCACGCTCGCCGTCCAGCGCAGTCTGGATGCGCTGGTCGATCGCGCTCTCGCGTGCGCGCAGGCGCTCATTTTCGGCCTTCTGGTTCTTGTTGTCGTTGAGGGAGGTCTGCAGTTCGTTGCGCAACTGCTTGACCTGGGCCACCAGCGTGGCGACGGTATCGCGCGGCGTGTCGCCCTCGATGCCCAGGGCCTTCATCTCTTCCGGCGTGAGCTGGCTGGCGGTGCCGGGCGGCGCGGACTTGGTGCCGCGCTCGTTTGATGCGAGCTTGACGCCGACGAACACCAGCAGCAGCACCATCGGGATCAGCAGCCACTTGAGCAGCGGATTACTCTTCATCGCGCGCCCCTCCTTCGGGCTGGCCGGCAGCGGCTTCCGGCGGCAGGTTCACCATCGCGTCGATGGGTGCCACTGCCGGCAGTAGCGACTCGGCCAGGCCATGGCCGCGCGTGACGAGGAAGACCACGGTGGTGTCGGTCGAGCGGCCGGCGGGCCCCAGGGTCGTGTGCTGGAAGGTCGCCGCGAGGAAATCGCCCTGCAGGGCGCGCGGATCGAGGTCCAGCCTGCGTGCGGAGGTGTTGGTGAGCTTCACGGCCGTCACCCACTGGTCTTCAAGCCGCCACGCGGCCAGCGCCCGTGCGCGCACCGGGAGCGTAGGCAGCAAAGTGTCCAGCGGCAGATCGCGGCGTAGGTTGACGCGGTCGATACCGGGCACGGGCTCGACCGCCCGCAGGGGGGCATAGAGGTTCTGCGCCGCATGGCGCGTCAGTACCACGGGCACCGGGGTCGCGCGTCGCGTGGCTGCGCTGGCCGTGTCGCGGGGTTCCTCCTCATTTGCGGTGGCACTGGCCTGGCCGGTGCCACGCGACGGCAATCCATCGCCTTCGACGATGCGCACGGGCTCCAGCGGTGTTTGGCCGGCTTTGGCCGGCTCGGCCGCGACGTCGAGCAGGATCAGCGCGCCGGACTCCACGTCCTGCAGTTGCAGCCGCGAAGGCGGGATCGGTTCGCTCGCGCGCAGGTAGATCGCGCCGCCCGCGCTCTGCACACGCAGGTGCGCACCGACGCTTTCCGGCACGCCGATGCGCACGTTGCGGTCGATGAAGATCACGCGTTCCTGTCCGACCACGAGGGGCACGGCCAGGGGTAGACGCTCCCAACGCAGGACCTCCACGGCCTCACCGGTTGAGACGAGCCCCATGCTGAGCAGGAGGCCGGCCAGGGCCGGCAGGACAAGGCGCTTCATGGGGCTCCTCCTTGCAGTTTGGTGGCGACTGCCGGTTGGCTGGCCGACGCCGGTGCCGGCAACGGTTCAATACGCTGCGGCGCGCTCGCGTAGCAATCCAGGGCGAGACCGAAGGGGTTGCGCTCCGGGTCGACGTCCATGCGCACGACCTTCAGCGCATAGCGCACCAGCGCACGCTTGACCTGCTCGGAACCCAGGTACTCGTCGGCACTTACGTCCAGCGTGACGATCCAGTCGTTCGCCGATGCGGCCCGGACGCGCGAAGTGGGATCGTCCCCGTAGCCCCGGCCGGGAATCTCGTAGATGCCGCGCACGCGCTGACGCAGCTCGCCGTTGCCACGCCGGAATTCGTAGTCCTGCTGCAGGAAGGACCGGCAACTCGGCGTGAGGTAGGCGGACAGCGCCTTGAGGTTGCGCGGGTAGTCCTCCTCGCCGTTGGTCGGCCAGCGTTGGGCCTGCTGCCAGATGTAGAAGGTAAAGGCGTAGACGCTCTCCGGAGGGACGTCCCACCACTTGCGGGTACTGCCCGAACGCAGGTCCGGGGGCACGTGGATGGTCAGGCTCTTCGGTGCGCTCCACCAGCCGAAACCGAGCAGCAAGGCCACAACGAAGAGCGCGGTGGCGCCGAAGCGCAAGGTCTTGACGTGCGCCTGCAGGTGCGTGACTTCGTTCTTGAACCGGCTCATGCCGCACCTCGATGGATGGACGTGAAAGAGTGCTGACGCCGCGTGGTCCACCAGCCCGAGCGGGTGATCTGGGACTGCCCGCCCATATGGGCCGCCAGCGCGGGATAGCGCAGCGCGAGCCACCACTGGAGCTGACGGTACAGCCAGGTGTCGGGCCGGCCGCGCTTCTGCCGGCGCATGAAGCCGCCGCCCGCGAAGACGCCGATCCCGACGCCGACGACGATCAACGTGGGCAACATGGCGATGCTGCGGGTCAGCCAGGCCAGCGGCACCCCGACCAGGAAACCTGCCGCGGCCGACAAACCGGCGCAGACCCACAGCTCGTCGGCGGTCAACCCGCGCACGACCACCGGATGGCGGTTCAGGCGATGCGGCAAGAAGGTCACGAGCCCATCGCGCGGTGTCTCCCGCGGACTCTCCGGGTAGCCGGCCATCGGTGCCGGCCCTTACAGCACGCCGGTGGCCTTGGTCAGCAGCCAGATGCCGACGACCAGCAGGATGGCGCCCACCGCCACTGTGAGGCCGAACTGGCCCCAGGTGGCGCGGCCGGTGTGGATCTCCGAATAGCGTGTATAGGCGTGGTAGCAGACCCCGACGAACATCGAGGCGACCACGAGCAGCGCAATCAGCAGCACGATGTCGTAGCCGTAGTTCTGCAGCGTCTGCATGATGCCGCTGCCCGCGCCGCGCGATGGGTCCTCCATGGTCGGCAGGCCCGCCGCGACTGAAGCCAGCGGCGTGGCCGCGAAGACCGGCGGAACGAGCACGGCGGCAATGCGCCCGGTGCGATGAGAAGTCGAGGAAGGATTCATAGCGATTCAACCTTTCGTGGGGGTCAGGACAGGAGGAAGAAGCTCAGCACCAGGTACATTGCGACGAAGCGCACGACCACGCCGAGGAACTGGCGCTGGGTCAGTCGGTTCTCGGCCCAACCGACATAGGCGGTACGCATCGCCCACACGCCCCACAGCAAAAGGACGGCGAAGACGAAGCCGAGGACGACGGTGGAGACGGTCGCGGGCGTGAAACCGCCGTTGGCCTGGAAGGCGGCGACCTGATCGGCGGAGGGCGTCATGGCGCTTGCTCCGCATTCGCGGTTTCGCGGCGGTAGTCGCCGACCAGCGGGACCGGATCGCGCGGTTGAGCGCGCTGCGGCGTCAGGTAGTCGTTGATGCCGGCGCGGATGCGCTCGACGTCCTGGTGCAGGCGGGCGTAGTCGAAGTGATAACGGGCGCGCTCATCCCGAGCGAGGCTCGCGCCGTACTGGGCCGTCCGCTCGAGCATGTCGAGCTGGCGGACCAGGGCCGCCAGCTGTGCGCGCTCCGGGGCGGTATCGCCCGCTGCTGCGGGCGTCGCACTGCCCAGCGCAAGGGCCAGCGTCAGGGCCAGGGCCGGCGCGCGGCGGCAGTCGTTCGTCGGATTGCTAGGGAATGTCATCACGCCGTTTCGCAGTCGTCTGGATGGCGGAATGCTGCGGCGGCCGACGGAGACCTGCTGCAAACAATCGGAACGGGCGCTATGCCGGATTTGCCCGGCTGCAAACCACCGGGGCGACGACGATGCGGAATCGCTCGGGCTATTACTACTAAAAAGTGCGTTGGTTACCGTACATTCTATTCGGCCGCGTAGCGGGTGCTCGGATGCCTGAAGAATGCGCGAACGATATCGGGGGTTTTCTGCAGCGAGCGCATGAAGCGCAGCGCAAGTTTCTTCATCTGCTCGGGCCCCTTGATGATGCTGCGGCCGAGCTTGTGGCTTTTCAGATGCGCCCAGACGTGCTCGTCGGGATTCAGATCGGGCGCGTAGGCCGGCAACCGAAACAGGCGCAGCCGTCCGTCGAGTCCTTCGACGAACTTCCGGACTTTGGCGCTGCGATGCACCGGATGACCATCGACCACCAAGAAGATTGGCCGCGTTGTGCCCTGCATCAGTCGCTTCAGAAACTCGATGAAGACGTCCGCGGTGACGTTCCCCTCAGTACACATGAACCGCAACTGCCCCTTCGGGCTGATGGCGGAGATCAGATTGAGCTTGAAGCGGGCACCGGTCGTCTTCACCACCGGCGTGACCCCCACCGGCGCCCAGGTCGTGCCGGTGTGGTAGTCCGAGCGCACCGCGGCCTCGTCGCCGAAGAAGATCTCCGCCCCGGCCGACTTGGCTTCGGCGCGAATGCGCGGAAATTCGTGTTTGATCCAGTCGGTCACCAGCGCCGGATCGCGCTGATAGGCGCGCATCAGCGGACGTTGCGGCGAAAGCCCCTGCTTGCGCAGCAGGCGCCCAACGCTGATCTCCGACATCGCCACCTTGAACTGGCTGCGGATCAACTCCCGAACCATCGCCCGTGTCCACAGCGCAAACTCGAACTTGAACTGCTGCGGGTTCGACAGCGTGATCGTCCGGTACAGCCAATCAAGCGCCTTGCCGTCGAGTTTGGGCTTCGCGCCCGGCACCGGCTTGGCACGCAGCGCATCAACCCCGCCCTCGCGGTACAGCGCCAGTCACTCGTAGATGCGCGGGCGCGAAAACCCGAGCGCCTTGACCACGACTTCGGGCGACTCGCCCGCTTCAACACGCTGCACCGCCCGAATCCGAATCTCTTCGAGCGTGGCATGCGACAGGGAGCGACCGTCTCTCTTTTCCATGCGCAATTATCGCACGCCGGCATTACTCAATGTACGCTAACCAACACACTTCTTAGTAAGAACTTATCCGCAAATACCTTGCGAAAATTTTGTCATTCACCGACCATGACGTCCTGATCGATGAGAGGTCGAAATTGGCGCGACGTTTGGCAAACTGTAAGCGTCCGGTCTGCTCGGGCGGGCGCTTACGGCAAGCTGGAAGGTATCGGACGAGTTCTGGGCTCGCGTGGAACCGTTGATTCCGACACGTGTACGCACTGGCGTGGATCGTGCAGCGCTTTCGCCACCGCAGCCGACAGGCCGATGCGCTGGTCCACCTGTCGCAGCAGCATCAGGCCTCCGTCCGAACTGAGCGCTCCGCCCTCGAAGTTGGCTTCAATCCGGCGCCGACCCAGGCGCCCAAAGCTCAGTTCATTCGCGGTACACTTCGGCATCGGCGGAACTCCTCTACATACGGCTTCGACACCTGTATTAGAGCGCCTTCCGGCGGTTCCGCCGATACCTCCGATGAAATATCCGGGCTAGGGGGCCGGGAGAAGGTGTGTTCACCGGGTGCTTA is drawn from Azoarcus sp. DN11 and contains these coding sequences:
- a CDS encoding TIGR03752 family integrating conjugative element protein; protein product: MKSNPLLKWLLIPMVLLLVFVGVKLASNERGTKSAPPGTASQLTPEEMKALGIEGDTPRDTVATLVAQVKQLRNELQTSLNDNKNQKAENERLRARESAIDQRIQTALDGERGRLQQDRDQAAGDRQQTQNLLQELQRRLDGLSGKGGQPDLPVGLGLEEGDGKNFVGGQGSGIHGSGSGTRWLEPDDAKPQAKNSGAGSTPSFPTSFGPAQKTLSSAADTIADAGSRTVGASTRPVYTVPSNSTLMGSIAMTALIGRVPIDGTVNDPYPFKVLIGPDNLTANGIDIPDVAGAVVSGTASGDWTLSCVRGQIRSVTFVFQDGTIRTVPENGARSQGGNSSAGGSATQGGLGWISDPYGIPCVSGERRSNAQQYLGSQALITAAGAGAASLIKSDNGSVAVVSNSNGSLGTVGISGNEAMGRILAGGVRDMADWVNKLYGQAFAAIYVQPGAKVAVHLEQPLNIDYDAKGRRVNHRIGEAHASELD
- a CDS encoding RAQPRD family integrative conjugative element protein — its product is MTFPSNPTNDCRRAPALALTLALALGSATPAAAGDTAPERAQLAALVRQLDMLERTAQYGASLARDERARYHFDYARLHQDVERIRAGINDYLTPQRAQPRDPVPLVGDYRRETANAEQAP
- a CDS encoding IS630 family transposase produces the protein MPGAKPKLDGKALDWLYRTITLSNPQQFKFEFALWTRAMVRELIRSQFKVAMSEISVGRLLRKQGLSPQRPLMRAYQRDPALVTDWIKHEFPRIRAEAKSAGAEIFFGDEAAVRSDYHTGTTWAPVGVTPVVKTTGARFKLNLISAISPKGQLRFMCTEGNVTADVFIEFLKRLMQGTTRPIFLVVDGHPVHRSAKVRKFVEGLDGRLRLFRLPAYAPDLNPDEHVWAHLKSHKLGRSIIKGPEQMKKLALRFMRSLQKTPDIVRAFFRHPSTRYAAE
- a CDS encoding TIGR03745 family integrating conjugative element membrane protein translates to MNPSSTSHRTGRIAAVLVPPVFAATPLASVAAGLPTMEDPSRGAGSGIMQTLQNYGYDIVLLIALLVVASMFVGVCYHAYTRYSEIHTGRATWGQFGLTVAVGAILLVVGIWLLTKATGVL
- a CDS encoding PFL_4703 family integrating conjugative element protein, whose amino-acid sequence is MSRFKNEVTHLQAHVKTLRFGATALFVVALLLGFGWWSAPKSLTIHVPPDLRSGSTRKWWDVPPESVYAFTFYIWQQAQRWPTNGEEDYPRNLKALSAYLTPSCRSFLQQDYEFRRGNGELRQRVRGIYEIPGRGYGDDPTSRVRAASANDWIVTLDVSADEYLGSEQVKRALVRYALKVVRMDVDPERNPFGLALDCYASAPQRIEPLPAPASASQPAVATKLQGGAP
- a CDS encoding TIGR03749 family integrating conjugative element protein, whose translation is MKRLVLPALAGLLLSMGLVSTGEAVEVLRWERLPLAVPLVVGQERVIFIDRNVRIGVPESVGAHLRVQSAGGAIYLRASEPIPPSRLQLQDVESGALILLDVAAEPAKAGQTPLEPVRIVEGDGLPSRGTGQASATANEEEPRDTASAATRRATPVPVVLTRHAAQNLYAPLRAVEPVPGIDRVNLRRDLPLDTLLPTLPVRARALAAWRLEDQWVTAVKLTNTSARRLDLDPRALQGDFLAATFQHTTLGPAGRSTDTTVVFLVTRGHGLAESLLPAVAPIDAMVNLPPEAAAGQPEGGARDEE
- a CDS encoding TIGR03758 family integrating conjugative element protein — encoded protein: MTPSADQVAAFQANGGFTPATVSTVVLGFVFAVLLLWGVWAMRTAYVGWAENRLTQRQFLGVVVRFVAMYLVLSFFLLS
- a CDS encoding TIGR03750 family conjugal transfer protein; amino-acid sequence: MAGYPESPRETPRDGLVTFLPHRLNRHPVVVRGLTADELWVCAGLSAAAGFLVGVPLAWLTRSIAMLPTLIVVGVGIGVFAGGGFMRRQKRGRPDTWLYRQLQWWLALRYPALAAHMGGQSQITRSGWWTTRRQHSFTSIHRGAA